From Deferrisoma camini S3R1, the proteins below share one genomic window:
- a CDS encoding ABC transporter substrate-binding protein: MSTHRSLRRVVVWIAVGLALPWLAPAARAEKPVKLGFVYIMSGPFATYGEFAKQGAQLAIDEINGAGGILGRKVEGYFEDSTGKPDVAIRAIRKLVYQKGVDCVIGLDSSGVAKSVVPAMKELRTPLIITHAATPDVTGSVCNRYTFRVSVNINQNCKAGALVAAKSKAKVWATVGPDYAFGYQSWEYFRKYLKELRPDVTFLPDDQVAFAPIKTTDFSSYITKIMKAKPEGVFISLWGGNLIDFVRQARDLGFFDGRFDVLMSLGGATEVLYALKDRMPEGVWVGTRYWFLANDSARNRAFVEAYRKRYGQYPSYNAHGAYGAVYAYKAAAEKAGSIDKEAVVGALEGLSVELPVGRITLRPEDHQALTPATWGRTARDPAYPIPILNPVRVFPADQVTPSVAETGCNLAR; this comes from the coding sequence ATGAGCACGCACCGATCGTTGCGCCGTGTCGTCGTCTGGATCGCCGTGGGACTGGCCCTGCCGTGGCTCGCGCCCGCGGCCCGGGCCGAGAAGCCGGTCAAGCTGGGGTTCGTCTACATCATGTCGGGGCCGTTCGCCACCTACGGCGAGTTCGCCAAACAGGGAGCCCAGCTGGCGATCGACGAGATCAACGGGGCCGGTGGCATCCTCGGCCGCAAGGTCGAGGGGTACTTCGAGGACTCCACCGGTAAGCCCGACGTGGCGATCCGGGCGATCCGCAAGCTGGTGTACCAGAAGGGGGTGGACTGCGTGATCGGGCTCGACTCGAGCGGGGTGGCCAAGTCGGTGGTGCCCGCCATGAAGGAGCTGCGCACCCCACTGATCATCACCCACGCCGCCACACCCGACGTCACCGGGAGCGTGTGCAACCGGTACACGTTCCGGGTGTCGGTGAACATCAACCAGAACTGCAAGGCAGGGGCCCTGGTGGCGGCGAAGAGCAAGGCCAAGGTGTGGGCCACCGTGGGACCGGACTACGCCTTCGGGTATCAGTCCTGGGAGTACTTCCGGAAATACCTCAAGGAGCTGCGGCCCGACGTGACCTTCCTGCCCGACGACCAGGTGGCGTTCGCCCCCATCAAGACCACGGACTTCAGCTCGTACATCACCAAGATCATGAAGGCCAAGCCCGAGGGGGTGTTCATCTCCCTGTGGGGCGGGAACCTGATCGACTTCGTCCGACAGGCCCGGGACCTGGGGTTCTTCGACGGCCGGTTCGACGTCCTCATGTCCCTGGGGGGCGCCACCGAGGTGCTCTATGCCCTGAAGGACCGGATGCCCGAGGGGGTGTGGGTGGGCACCCGGTACTGGTTCCTGGCCAACGACTCGGCGCGGAACCGGGCCTTCGTCGAGGCCTACCGCAAGCGGTACGGCCAGTACCCGTCGTACAACGCCCACGGCGCTTACGGCGCGGTGTACGCTTACAAGGCCGCGGCCGAGAAGGCCGGGTCCATCGACAAGGAGGCCGTGGTGGGCGCTTTGGAGGGGCTGAGCGTGGAGCTGCCGGTGGGCCGGATCACCCTGCGGCCGGAGGACCACCAGGCCCTGACTCCGGCCACGTGGGGCCGCACCGCCCGGGATCCGGCCTACCCCATCCCCATCCTGAACCCGGTGCGGGTGTTCCCGGCCGACCAGGTGACCCCCTCGGTGGCCGAGACCGGATGCAACCTGGCACGCTGA
- a CDS encoding PEP-CTERM sorting domain-containing protein, translated as MRRPSPLFALSVLLCIASATAPIESAWGLMTVDGDLSDWGLSNPEEGFSTADAVGHPVTGHRDGVWYWEERGAVDDWGYVGPGYGGYDYDILGLYFTFDADNLYFAAVTGMPPGGTDGGNWDGTSWDTDHRYYLGDIAFGLGGLRWAVETRGGDKGEVFEVSDWEAPSAFPQSGPVGVAGGTLAQGAGQGFAYLALGDSYEGYGTLYALEAAVSRSALGLDGASLEGMRVHLTETCGNDVADILVTPEPASLILLGTGLLGLAGAARRSGRRRDGQDRS; from the coding sequence ATGAGACGCCCCTCGCCCCTCTTCGCCCTGTCCGTTCTCCTCTGCATCGCCTCCGCCACGGCCCCGATCGAAAGCGCCTGGGGCCTGATGACCGTGGACGGGGACCTGTCCGACTGGGGGCTGAGTAACCCGGAGGAAGGGTTCTCAACCGCCGACGCGGTGGGGCATCCCGTCACCGGCCACCGGGACGGGGTGTGGTACTGGGAGGAGCGGGGTGCCGTGGACGACTGGGGGTACGTGGGGCCCGGCTACGGGGGCTACGACTACGACATCCTGGGCCTGTACTTCACCTTCGACGCGGACAACCTGTACTTCGCTGCGGTCACGGGGATGCCGCCGGGAGGGACCGACGGCGGGAACTGGGACGGCACCTCGTGGGATACGGACCACCGCTACTACCTCGGGGACATCGCCTTCGGCTTGGGTGGCCTGAGGTGGGCGGTCGAGACGCGAGGCGGCGACAAAGGGGAGGTGTTCGAGGTCTCGGACTGGGAGGCGCCTTCCGCGTTCCCGCAAAGCGGCCCCGTGGGCGTGGCCGGGGGGACCCTGGCCCAGGGCGCCGGGCAGGGGTTCGCGTATCTGGCGTTAGGTGACTCCTACGAGGGGTACGGCACCCTGTACGCCCTGGAGGCTGCGGTGTCTCGGAGCGCGTTGGGCCTGGACGGAGCGTCGCTGGAGGGCATGCGGGTGCACCTCACCGAAACCTGCGGGAACGACGTGGCCGACATCCTGGTGACCCCGGAACCGGCCAGCCTGATCCTGTTGGGCACCGGGCTCCTCGGCTTGGCCGGGGCGGCCCGCCGCTCGGGAAGGAGGCGGGACGGCCAGGATCGTTCATGA
- a CDS encoding class I SAM-dependent methyltransferase, giving the protein MGLSQEDVQQIYRRRAALYDLTSNLYVLAGFRLPTYRRRAVEALGLRRGDTVVDIGCGTGLNLPLLRRAVGPAGRVVGVDLTDRMLGRARHRVRRHGWRNVDLVRCDAERYRFPSPLQGVLSTLAITLIPGYERVIRNAARALEPGRRLVVLDLKRAAGWPEWTFRLGVWLTRGFGVTVEAAERRPWEAMAACLENVRMEELYGGWAYLCWGEAPRSRP; this is encoded by the coding sequence TTGGGGCTCTCCCAGGAAGACGTGCAGCAGATCTACCGGCGCCGGGCCGCGCTCTACGACCTGACCTCCAACCTGTACGTGTTGGCCGGGTTCCGGCTCCCCACGTACCGGCGCCGGGCCGTCGAGGCGCTGGGCCTGCGCCGGGGGGACACCGTGGTGGACATCGGGTGCGGAACGGGCCTGAACCTTCCCCTACTCCGGCGGGCCGTGGGGCCGGCGGGCAGGGTCGTGGGGGTGGACCTGACGGACCGGATGCTGGGGCGGGCTCGGCATCGGGTGCGCCGGCACGGGTGGCGGAACGTGGATCTGGTTCGGTGCGACGCCGAAAGGTACCGGTTCCCGTCCCCCCTCCAGGGGGTGCTCTCCACCCTGGCGATCACCTTGATCCCGGGGTACGAGCGGGTGATCCGCAACGCGGCCCGAGCCTTGGAGCCGGGCCGGCGGCTCGTGGTGTTGGACCTCAAGCGCGCCGCCGGCTGGCCGGAATGGACGTTTCGCCTCGGGGTGTGGCTGACCCGCGGGTTCGGGGTCACGGTAGAGGCGGCCGAGCGTCGGCCCTGGGAGGCCATGGCAGCATGCCTCGAAAACGTCCGTATGGAGGAGCTCTACGGAGGATGGGCCTACCTGTGCTGGGGCGAGGCGCCTCGATCACGCCCCTAG
- a CDS encoding acyl-CoA dehydrogenase family protein: MFDYLLNEEQLKLRDEVREFVKSVPRQMILDMDRDVIRFPEEFLREAGRRNLMGCRYPKRWGGRGMDWVTTCMVMEEIGTLGYIFACTFGVGAELVCDAIVQHGTDEQKERYVVPLLKGDLFAAECLTEPRGGSDFFGTTTVAEDKGDHFVLNGAKRFIVGGERADFFLVYARTDPDADPHRGISCFIVDRGPGVETPYLYGLMGCRGGGASRVVFKDVKVPKENLLGELNRGVAVFNTMMIPERLGTAAMTIGAARPAVEVATGYTSRRKAFGRRICEFQGVSFQVAEAVTLLDASRAMIQVTAQAVDAGVEAKRVRRMVSEAKKFVTESCQKAVHHAMQVMGGIGYTNIFPVERISRDIRLASIWTGTNEVMAMIIANEWYKEYQRYRAAGQTRDPEADAAEADAAEEKVYE; encoded by the coding sequence GTGTTCGACTACCTGCTGAACGAGGAGCAGCTCAAGCTCCGGGACGAGGTCCGCGAGTTCGTCAAGAGCGTGCCCCGCCAGATGATCCTGGACATGGACCGGGACGTGATCCGGTTCCCCGAGGAGTTCCTCCGGGAGGCGGGTCGGCGGAACCTGATGGGATGCCGCTACCCCAAACGGTGGGGGGGGCGCGGCATGGACTGGGTGACCACCTGCATGGTGATGGAGGAGATCGGCACCCTGGGCTACATCTTCGCCTGCACCTTCGGGGTGGGGGCCGAGCTGGTGTGCGACGCCATCGTCCAGCACGGCACCGACGAGCAAAAGGAGAGGTACGTGGTGCCGCTGCTCAAGGGCGATCTGTTCGCGGCCGAGTGCCTCACCGAGCCCCGGGGCGGGTCGGACTTCTTCGGCACCACCACCGTGGCCGAGGACAAGGGGGATCACTTCGTGCTGAACGGCGCGAAGCGGTTCATCGTGGGGGGCGAGCGGGCCGACTTCTTCCTGGTGTACGCCCGCACCGACCCCGACGCAGACCCCCACCGGGGGATCTCGTGCTTCATCGTGGACCGGGGCCCGGGGGTGGAGACCCCCTACCTCTACGGCCTCATGGGCTGCCGGGGCGGGGGGGCGAGCCGGGTGGTGTTCAAGGACGTGAAGGTGCCCAAAGAGAACCTGTTGGGCGAGCTGAACCGGGGGGTGGCGGTCTTCAACACCATGATGATCCCCGAGCGCCTCGGCACGGCGGCCATGACCATCGGGGCGGCCCGGCCGGCCGTGGAGGTGGCCACCGGCTACACCTCCCGCCGGAAGGCCTTCGGCCGGCGGATCTGCGAGTTCCAGGGCGTCAGCTTCCAGGTGGCCGAGGCCGTGACCCTGCTCGACGCCTCCCGGGCCATGATCCAGGTGACGGCCCAGGCGGTGGACGCCGGGGTGGAGGCGAAGCGGGTCCGTCGCATGGTCTCCGAGGCCAAGAAGTTCGTGACCGAGTCGTGCCAGAAGGCGGTGCACCACGCCATGCAGGTGATGGGCGGCATCGGCTACACCAACATCTTCCCGGTGGAGCGGATCTCCCGGGACATCCGGCTGGCCTCGATCTGGACCGGGACCAACGAGGTCATGGCCATGATCATCGCCAACGAGTGGTACAAGGAGTACCAGCGGTACCGGGCCGCGGGCCAGACCCGGGATCCCGAGGCGGACGCGGCCGAGGCGGACGCGGCCGAGGAGAAGGTGTACGAGTAG
- a CDS encoding class I adenylate-forming enzyme family protein has translation MTLAELVDRNSRQSARKEALRARGESHTYQELRRRAEAVAARFQAWGISPGDRVAIMSQNTPDFVFALLGALKAGAVVVPVNHKLMAGEVAYILEHSEAKVFLFDGTLAPVARQVPATVGKAALDSAAEGFDRFDTGADGAEAYHPVRVSDEDLAEILYTSGTTGRPKGCMLTHRSVVMAAVTGALAVHLDEDDRMLMAMPIWHSSPLNNWFFGTAYVGGTTVLLREYHPLHFLETIQQERCTVYFGAPISYLMPLQTVPDFDRYDLSSMRAWIYGGGPIAPETVRELTTRYRSDRFYQVYGMTETGPTGTVLRPKDHRDKAGSIGCRGLPGADLRLMKTETEEAGPGETGEIWLKADSVMAGYLKDPEATRAAFRDGWYRTGDVARMDADGYLYVVDRLKDMIVTGGENVYSKEVEDAIAEHDKVREAAVIGVPHPAWGETVVAYVVPVAGETLEAEDLAAFLAPRLARYKIPRVFRFVEELPHTPSGKVMKYKLRQEHSA, from the coding sequence ATGACCCTCGCTGAGCTCGTAGACCGGAACAGCCGGCAATCGGCCCGCAAAGAGGCGCTCCGCGCCCGCGGGGAGAGCCACACGTACCAGGAGCTGAGGCGCAGGGCCGAGGCCGTGGCCGCACGGTTCCAGGCATGGGGGATCTCCCCCGGAGACCGCGTGGCCATCATGAGCCAGAACACCCCGGACTTCGTGTTCGCCCTGCTCGGGGCCCTCAAGGCCGGGGCCGTGGTCGTGCCGGTGAACCACAAACTCATGGCGGGGGAGGTGGCTTACATTCTGGAGCACAGCGAGGCCAAGGTGTTTCTGTTCGACGGGACCCTCGCGCCGGTGGCCCGGCAGGTCCCCGCCACGGTGGGAAAGGCGGCCCTGGACTCGGCGGCCGAGGGGTTCGACCGGTTCGACACCGGGGCCGACGGAGCCGAGGCGTACCACCCGGTCCGGGTCTCGGACGAGGACCTCGCCGAGATCCTGTACACCAGCGGCACCACGGGCCGGCCCAAAGGATGCATGCTGACCCACCGAAGCGTGGTCATGGCCGCCGTCACCGGGGCACTGGCCGTCCACCTGGACGAGGACGACCGGATGCTCATGGCCATGCCGATCTGGCACTCCTCGCCCCTGAACAACTGGTTCTTCGGCACGGCCTACGTGGGCGGCACGACCGTGCTTCTGCGGGAGTACCACCCCCTTCACTTCCTCGAGACCATCCAGCAGGAGCGGTGCACCGTGTACTTCGGGGCGCCGATCTCCTATCTGATGCCCCTCCAGACGGTCCCGGACTTCGACCGCTACGACCTCTCGTCCATGCGGGCCTGGATCTACGGCGGCGGCCCCATCGCACCGGAGACCGTGCGGGAGCTCACGACCCGGTACCGGAGCGACCGGTTCTACCAGGTCTACGGCATGACCGAGACCGGTCCCACCGGCACCGTGCTCCGGCCCAAGGACCACCGGGACAAGGCCGGGTCCATCGGGTGCCGGGGGCTTCCGGGAGCGGACCTGCGGCTCATGAAGACCGAGACCGAGGAGGCCGGCCCAGGGGAGACGGGCGAGATCTGGCTCAAGGCGGACAGCGTCATGGCCGGATACCTCAAGGACCCGGAGGCCACCCGAGCCGCGTTCCGGGACGGGTGGTACCGCACGGGCGACGTGGCCCGGATGGATGCCGACGGGTACCTGTATGTCGTGGACCGCCTCAAGGACATGATCGTCACCGGCGGCGAGAACGTGTACTCCAAGGAGGTGGAGGACGCCATCGCCGAGCACGACAAAGTACGCGAGGCGGCCGTGATCGGGGTGCCCCATCCGGCCTGGGGGGAGACGGTGGTGGCCTACGTGGTGCCCGTGGCCGGGGAGACCTTGGAGGCGGAGGATCTGGCCGCGTTCCTCGCCCCCAGGCTGGCCCGGTACAAGATCCCCAGGGTGTTCCGGTTCGTGGAGGAGCTTCCCCACACCCCGAGCGGCAAGGTCATGAAGTACAAGCTCCGGCAGGAGCACAGCGCGTAA
- a CDS encoding MerR family transcriptional regulator: protein MSGGRSGERTYSISELAAEFDISPRAIRYYEERGLLTPRRSAGNQRVYTRGDRRRLKLILRGKRLGFSLDEIAEMIGMPETDLTEVEQIRRSLAYGRSKLEEIARRKKELAELEQDIRATMETLEQTLDRLSEEGASHDPR, encoded by the coding sequence GTGTCCGGAGGACGATCTGGGGAGCGGACCTATTCCATCTCCGAGCTGGCCGCGGAGTTCGACATCAGCCCCCGAGCCATCCGCTACTACGAGGAGAGGGGCCTGCTGACGCCCCGCCGCAGCGCGGGTAACCAGAGGGTGTACACCCGCGGGGACCGGCGCCGCCTCAAGCTGATCCTTCGGGGCAAACGGCTGGGGTTCTCCCTGGACGAGATCGCCGAGATGATCGGAATGCCCGAGACGGACCTGACCGAGGTCGAGCAGATCCGCCGAAGCCTGGCGTACGGAAGGTCGAAACTGGAGGAGATCGCACGCCGGAAGAAGGAGCTGGCAGAGCTCGAGCAGGACATCCGGGCCACGATGGAGACGTTGGAGCAGACCCTCGATCGCCTCTCGGAGGAAGGAGCGTCCCATGACCCTCGCTGA
- the sbtM gene encoding thio(seleno)oxazole modification radical SAM maturase SbtM, translated as MPKPTDAKAPPFAADLARLERALSEAASAPDPELPAEAAAVNPTLSVVRVGWRGLPELVASDAPPATPPGPGERLVLVWKPPGGEARAKAAAPEDLLALKIVVEGIPPEDAAREGGVPVGRIETILGRAQDEGLVLAPPPLLRRDPRQLGVDLRGWEEFLVAPVFTLQWHLTQACDLRCRHCYDRSARDLLPYAEAVRVLDDLHRFCRQRRVRGHVTFTGGNPLLHPRFLDLYREAADRGFGLTVLGNPSPREPIEALCAIHPPEVFQVSLEGLEEHNDAIRGPGHFERTLEFLDLLRELGVFSMVMLTLTQDNVDQVLPLAELLRGRVDRFHFNRLSPVGEGAGLPVVPRERYRAFLEEYLAATQTNPMLGLKDNLFNPLRYQRGEPVFGGCTGFGCGAAFNFLSLLPDGEVHACRKFPSPIGNLRVQSLAEIYDSPRAAGYRAGPSACRGCAVRPVCGGCLASASGFGLDAFETRDPYCAGRPQIRS; from the coding sequence ATGCCGAAACCCACGGATGCCAAAGCGCCCCCTTTCGCCGCGGACCTGGCCCGCCTGGAGCGGGCCCTTTCCGAGGCGGCGTCCGCCCCCGACCCCGAGCTTCCTGCCGAAGCGGCCGCGGTCAACCCCACTCTCTCGGTCGTGCGGGTGGGGTGGCGGGGCCTCCCGGAGTTGGTGGCCTCGGACGCGCCGCCGGCTACGCCACCGGGCCCTGGAGAACGGCTCGTGCTGGTGTGGAAACCCCCAGGGGGGGAGGCCCGGGCCAAGGCCGCAGCCCCGGAGGACCTTCTGGCCCTCAAGATCGTGGTGGAGGGGATTCCCCCGGAGGACGCGGCCCGGGAGGGGGGCGTGCCGGTGGGCCGGATCGAAACGATCCTGGGCCGGGCCCAGGACGAGGGGCTGGTGCTGGCCCCACCCCCGCTCCTCCGCCGCGACCCCCGTCAGCTCGGCGTGGACCTGCGCGGGTGGGAGGAGTTCCTGGTCGCCCCGGTGTTCACCTTGCAGTGGCACCTCACCCAGGCCTGCGACCTGCGGTGCCGGCACTGCTACGACCGCAGCGCCAGGGATCTGCTGCCCTATGCCGAGGCCGTCCGGGTGCTCGACGACCTCCACCGATTCTGCCGGCAGCGGCGGGTGCGGGGCCACGTGACCTTCACGGGCGGGAACCCCCTGCTTCACCCGCGCTTCCTCGACCTCTACCGCGAGGCGGCGGACCGGGGCTTCGGGCTCACGGTGCTGGGCAACCCCTCGCCCCGTGAACCGATCGAGGCCCTGTGTGCGATCCACCCTCCCGAGGTCTTCCAGGTGAGCCTGGAGGGTCTCGAGGAGCACAACGACGCGATCCGAGGCCCCGGGCACTTCGAGCGCACCCTGGAGTTCCTCGACCTCCTGCGGGAGCTCGGGGTGTTCTCGATGGTCATGCTCACCCTGACCCAGGACAACGTGGACCAGGTGTTGCCGTTGGCCGAGCTGCTTCGGGGCCGGGTGGACCGGTTCCACTTCAACCGGCTCTCGCCCGTGGGGGAGGGAGCCGGCCTGCCGGTCGTGCCGAGGGAGCGGTACCGGGCGTTCCTTGAGGAGTACCTGGCCGCCACGCAAACCAACCCCATGCTGGGCCTCAAGGACAACCTGTTCAACCCGCTGCGGTACCAGAGGGGCGAGCCGGTGTTCGGCGGTTGCACGGGGTTCGGGTGCGGCGCGGCGTTCAACTTTCTGAGCCTGCTCCCGGACGGAGAGGTCCACGCCTGCCGGAAGTTCCCCTCTCCCATCGGGAACCTGCGGGTCCAGAGCCTGGCCGAGATCTACGACTCCCCCCGGGCCGCCGGGTACCGGGCGGGCCCGAGCGCCTGCCGCGGCTGCGCCGTGCGGCCGGTGTGCGGGGGGTGCCTGGCGAGCGCGAGCGGGTTCGGGCTCGACGCCTTCGAGACCCGCGACCCGTACTGCGCCGGTCGGCCGCAGATCCGATCCTGA
- the sbtA gene encoding SbtA family thio(seleno)oxazole RiPP natural product precursor, with translation MDRTLLKKVLAGFSVAGLLAGTTLGLTGCAGRAHGSUAGQKTGAGSTGUTGAKDGAGGTKDMQKTGGQGS, from the coding sequence ATGGACCGCACCCTGTTGAAGAAGGTGCTCGCCGGGTTCAGCGTGGCGGGGCTGCTGGCGGGGACGACCCTCGGCCTGACGGGCTGCGCGGGGCGGGCCCACGGGAGCTGAGCCGGCCAGAAGACCGGTGCAGGTAGCACCGGCTGAACGGGCGCCAAAGATGGTGCCGGCGGCACCAAAGACATGCAGAAGACGGGAGGCCAGGGGTCCTGA
- a CDS encoding plasma-membrane proton-efflux P-type ATPase yields MGEGSEARKGSAELRGLTSREAALRLRKYGSNALEEERVSTLLRLLGYFWGPIPWMIEVAAVLSAVVQHWADFWIIVGLLIFNAAVGFWQEYTAGNAVEALKKQLAHRAKVLRDGKWQEIDASALVPGDVIRVRLGDVIPADVKILQGDYLSVDQSALTGESLPVTVREGDTAYSGTVAKQGEVVAEVVATGKDTRFGKTARLVEQARTVSHFQKAVLTIGDYLIYVSLALVAVLLLQQLHRGSPWLDLIQFALILTVASIPVAMPAVLSMTMAVGAAALSRKKAIVTRLESIEEMASMDVLCSDKTGTLTQNRLTLGEIKVLRAASPQEVLVAAALASRAEDRDAIDQAVLDGLEDQGALRRYRVSAFVPFDPVRKRTEATVEDEAGRAFQVAKGAPQVIMGMSALTAEERRQVQEAVDAFAAEGYRALGVARREVGEGKWTFLGVLSLFDPPQEDSAETIARAEAYGVHVKMVTGDNLAIAAQIARKLGLGDNLLPASRLPLDPKGGLGAGDGEAVERADGFAEVFPEHKFAIVKLLQARGHITGMTGDGVNDAPALKQADVGVAVSGATDAARAAADLVLTEPGLSVIISAIEEARRIFGRMHAYAVYRISETIRIMFFVVGAMMAFDFYPITAIMIILLAFLNDVPIMTIAYDRTRAEQRPVSWQMHQVITVATAMGVVGVVGSFGMLLIAMDWLKLDVAQIQTYVFLKMAVAGHLVLFVGRTKGHFWERPWPAPVVVWSAVVTKLAATLLAAYGFGLITPITWPEIALVWGYSVVSAVVTDFVKVEVYRHMGHEVRRHRHFLARLARPLHAFGGRR; encoded by the coding sequence ATGGGAGAGGGTAGCGAGGCACGGAAGGGCTCCGCCGAGCTCCGGGGGCTCACGTCCCGCGAGGCGGCCCTGCGGCTCCGAAAGTACGGTTCGAACGCCTTGGAGGAGGAGCGCGTCTCCACCTTGCTTCGGCTGCTCGGGTACTTCTGGGGCCCGATCCCGTGGATGATCGAGGTGGCGGCGGTGCTTTCGGCCGTCGTTCAACATTGGGCGGACTTCTGGATCATCGTGGGCCTCCTGATCTTCAACGCGGCGGTGGGGTTCTGGCAGGAGTACACCGCCGGCAACGCCGTGGAGGCCCTCAAGAAGCAGCTGGCCCACAGGGCGAAGGTACTGCGTGATGGAAAGTGGCAGGAGATCGACGCGTCCGCCCTGGTGCCGGGCGACGTCATCCGGGTGCGGCTGGGGGACGTGATCCCGGCCGATGTGAAGATCCTCCAGGGGGACTACCTCAGCGTGGACCAGTCGGCCCTCACCGGCGAGTCCCTGCCGGTGACCGTCCGGGAGGGGGACACGGCGTACTCGGGCACGGTGGCCAAGCAGGGCGAGGTGGTGGCCGAGGTGGTGGCCACGGGCAAGGACACCCGGTTCGGGAAGACCGCCCGGCTGGTGGAGCAGGCTCGGACCGTCTCCCACTTCCAGAAGGCGGTTCTGACCATCGGCGACTATCTAATCTACGTGAGCCTCGCCCTGGTGGCCGTGCTCCTCCTCCAGCAGCTCCACCGGGGCTCCCCCTGGCTGGACCTGATCCAGTTCGCCTTGATTTTGACCGTGGCGTCCATCCCGGTCGCCATGCCCGCGGTGCTCTCCATGACCATGGCCGTGGGCGCGGCCGCGCTGTCCCGGAAGAAGGCCATCGTGACCCGGCTGGAATCCATCGAAGAGATGGCGAGCATGGACGTGCTGTGCTCGGACAAGACGGGCACCCTCACCCAGAACCGCCTGACGCTGGGTGAGATCAAGGTCTTGCGCGCAGCGAGCCCCCAGGAGGTCCTGGTGGCCGCGGCCCTGGCGTCGCGGGCCGAGGACCGGGACGCCATCGACCAGGCGGTGCTGGACGGACTGGAGGATCAGGGGGCGCTTCGGAGGTACCGGGTGTCGGCTTTTGTGCCGTTCGACCCGGTGCGCAAACGCACCGAGGCCACGGTGGAGGACGAGGCCGGCAGGGCGTTTCAGGTCGCCAAGGGGGCCCCCCAGGTGATCATGGGGATGTCGGCCCTCACGGCGGAGGAGCGCCGACAGGTCCAGGAGGCGGTGGACGCCTTTGCCGCGGAAGGGTACCGGGCCTTGGGGGTGGCTCGGCGGGAGGTGGGCGAGGGGAAGTGGACCTTTCTCGGTGTTCTCTCCCTGTTCGACCCCCCCCAGGAGGATTCGGCCGAGACCATCGCCCGGGCCGAGGCCTACGGCGTACACGTGAAGATGGTCACGGGGGACAACCTGGCTATTGCGGCGCAGATCGCGCGGAAGCTGGGGTTGGGGGACAACCTCCTGCCGGCCAGCCGACTTCCCCTCGACCCGAAGGGGGGGCTCGGCGCGGGAGACGGCGAAGCGGTCGAGCGGGCCGATGGCTTTGCCGAGGTCTTTCCCGAGCACAAGTTTGCCATCGTCAAGCTGCTCCAAGCCCGGGGCCACATCACGGGCATGACCGGGGACGGGGTGAACGACGCCCCCGCGCTGAAGCAGGCGGACGTGGGGGTGGCCGTGAGCGGAGCCACGGACGCGGCCCGCGCCGCCGCCGACCTGGTGCTCACGGAGCCGGGTCTGTCGGTGATCATCAGCGCCATCGAGGAGGCGAGGCGGATCTTCGGGCGGATGCACGCGTACGCGGTGTACCGGATCAGCGAGACCATCCGGATCATGTTCTTCGTGGTGGGGGCGATGATGGCGTTCGACTTCTACCCGATCACCGCGATCATGATCATCCTCCTCGCCTTCCTCAACGACGTGCCGATCATGACCATCGCCTACGACCGCACCCGCGCGGAGCAGCGGCCGGTGAGCTGGCAGATGCACCAGGTGATCACCGTGGCCACGGCCATGGGCGTCGTCGGCGTGGTGGGCAGCTTCGGCATGCTTCTGATCGCCATGGACTGGCTCAAGCTGGACGTGGCCCAGATCCAGACCTACGTGTTCCTGAAGATGGCCGTGGCCGGCCACCTCGTGTTGTTCGTGGGTCGCACGAAAGGGCACTTCTGGGAACGCCCGTGGCCGGCCCCGGTCGTGGTCTGGTCGGCGGTGGTCACCAAGCTGGCGGCGACCCTGCTGGCCGCGTACGGCTTCGGCCTGATCACCCCCATCACCTGGCCGGAGATCGCCCTGGTGTGGGGCTACTCGGTCGTCTCGGCGGTGGTCACCGACTTCGTCAAGGTGGAGGTCTACCGCCACATGGGACACGAGGTGCGCCGCCATCGCCACTTCCTCGCCCGCCTCGCCCGACCGCTGCACGCCTTCGGGGGGCGGCGGTAG